Genomic segment of Zingiber officinale cultivar Zhangliang chromosome 11B, Zo_v1.1, whole genome shotgun sequence:
cttggcattgttgtatcctcctatcctacacaaaacatcattaggtaaagaaaattcaaaaatcttcaatacctcatcgttgactagggattggtggacttgttccttggtccactccttcttctctagggtttctcctttcttgtctgtcggaggcttgaaacctaattggacacaactccaattctcaagattagtcataagaaaatatttcattcttaccttccaatacgcgaagtcgtcgcgatcgtagaagggtggaatggtgatgtcttctccgaattgatccatctctagcttgtgctccctcgggtgttaatccggcgaagagcaacctcgctctgataccacttgttaggatcgatgatcgcggctagagaggggggtgtgaatagacgccccaaattcttcgtttcttcctacgattagggttagcgcagcggaaataactaaatagaaacgtaaaggaaaaagacaaacctcaaactcgatggatgtaacgaggttcggagatgaaactcctactcctcggcgtgtccgtaaggtggacgaagcctatcaatccgtcggtggatgagtccccggaaacccggctaataatcactccttctgggtggagaaacctcaccacaatatcttgcaatagcaagataaataggagtacaagaatacagcaagaaactaagtacaatacaaaaatgtaataaccctagcttgccttcttgtcgactggatgaagcagcagcttcaaacgacgcctacaacagcaggaacccaaccgatgaagctcacacgaagcttcaagcagaagcgagctcagcaaagctcagattatagcagtgaagaagaacagcagctcgagaaggaagaagaagaagaaagaacagtagctcctcaaccccttttataacctgcgaagaagatacAACAGAAACTagtcgttgctacgcaacggctaggatgtggaccgatcaggcttcatcctgatcggtccacaagggtcctgatcagtcatggtgaccgatcaggtccttccctgatcggtcccatgaccgatcagggcctttccctccttctgatcgtctccttctgatcgtctcctgatcgatctgcagaccgatcaggaacttcactgtatgctactgatcgatcattgatcggtcttcagtccgatcagataacacacagaagctcactgtgtggttactgatcggtcaccagaccgatccagatacccagtgtatcactggatcgatccactaatcgatccagagcttggttttcgctcaaaccaagtcccaagccttccaaaccaacatccggtcaaccttgacctgttggtacatcatgcttagcatccggtcactcccttgacctgctaagactccccaccaagtgtccgatcaatccctttgacccacttgaacttttctcttcgtgtcaagtatccgatcactcccttgacctacttgaccttctcaacaccagatgtccgatcacccttgatacatctgaattttcccttgcccggcttcactcaccaggactttcacctagcttcactcactagggttttcacctggcttcactcaccaggatttccaatctgcccggcttcactcaccaggactttccaactgcctagcttcactcaccaggactttcccactgcctggcttcactcaccaggactttcacctagcttcactcactagggttttcacaattgcctggcttcactcaccaagactttcccactgcctggcttcactcaccaggactttcacctagcttcactcactagggttttcacaactgcctggcttcactcaccaggactttcccacttcgggtccagagaacgagctaccgagtcctctctgaccacagttcggagaacgagctaccgagccctctccgacttccacttgccaagttcccatacttggacttctccgtgccaagtctccatacttggacttttcccgtgccaagctccctacttggacttttcacatgCCAAaccccctgcttggacttttccgagtcaggtcaactcaccttgggtcaaccaggtcaaccttgaccaaaggttgcacccacaatctcccatcaaaatacaactcttttgttcttgtcaaacattaaaatacaactcgagtcaggtcaactcgagtcaggtcaactcgagtcgggtcaaccaggtcaaccatgacctaaggttgcaccaacacctatcgtagcctcttgtatatagagatttatatctaccacatacccacttcttacccacctttatacccatcctattggagtcagccaagcaagcttggaacctaagATTGGGTCTACCAAGTATataggatgagttgagttggtgaggtcggccctagcttgaacccaagcttggtgtggccggccacatcatattaaaatgggttttttattaaaattatttgttatgtggatatcatggttttaaaagagagtttgaaatttaaatctttccttttgtaactttctacaaaagattaagaaaagatttgaaatctttccttatttgtagattgaaaggtagattttatttttgagaaaactttccttttttaaccatgttcatgatttaaaagagagtttaaaaattaaatatttcttttattagtttctacaaaagattaagaaaagatttgatatatttccttatttgtagattaaaaggagattttaatttttagagataactttcctttttggaaatcatccacatgtttaaaagaaagattttaatcgataaaatttcttttttataaaccaccatgaagggaaactttattggagaaattttttataaatttccggagacaaattaggaagttttaattaattaaaactctccttgtttatagctttaatgtggccgaccatgtaatgtgagaagagaaaattatttttaattaaataaatttccttttcatggcaaaagaattaaggaagtttttttttaaaatttccttatttgcctagaccatggattataaaagaggggatagaggtgccttcatggctaacaactctattattttcttcctctctttttctccttggtgtggccggccctagaggttttccctctcctcttctcttcttttttagtGGTCGGTTAtatcctctcttggagctcttgatggtggctggttctagctaggagaagaaggagagaaagggggttttgtttcttgcatcccttggagcttggtggtggtggccgaacctctacttctcttggagaattgtggtggccgaatcttgcttagagaagaaggtggcttaggtggattctcatctcgatagatcgttgcccacacaacgttcgggataagaagaggaatacgatagatgatcaagaggttatttgcttacaaagaaaggtataactagtaattgttttccgtatcatactagttttctttgtatagttatttttggaaataccaaacacaagaggcatatgattctagagttttcgtatttgtttcgaagttgtgattcttttcttttattttttgaatttgtgattcgattgttcttttttgttaacctagagttatttaaggaaattaaatattagctttccttaaaaggctttgtctaggcggtggtggttgctcccatatccaagaaggtcatgtgcctcgccatgcagtcctggaagtcaattttagaaattaatatttaatgaaattaataacataggtggatttgaatcaatagtgttaagttccgcttgcgattcaaatctaaaccattaagaacagataagttaaatttggaatcaatgatgttaagttcagtctgtgattcctaatttaacttctatataacaaaataggttatttaaggaaaggttcgacacttgtacaaacaatttttgtacagtggaactggtacgttttcatAAGACTAACCAACATGTTGGAAAGGTATTTTCCACCTACTTTCTTTACCATCTCGATTCACTTGACAATTCATTTAGCAAAAGAGGCTCATTTGTGTGGGCCAATCCAATTTTGTTGGATGCATCccatttgaaaggtaataaataataattattctttttgataaattttatattataaaattatttagatTTTACCATCAATACTTCTTTCATTTGAATTTTGCTTTGTGATTTAGATTTATGAAAACACTAAAAGGGTATGTGAAGAACCGGGTAAAACCAGAAGGATGCATAGTTGAGTGTTACCTCGCAAAAAGAATGATTGATATTGTGTAGTGCTTATATAATAAAGACTTCTAGTATTGGTGTTCATTCTAATAGGAATGATGATTTGGAAGATGGATTATTAGAAGGTCGCCCAATttctaaagggaaagaaaagattttaGAGGACCACGTGTTACAGGCTACACATCGATATATATTATTCAATACTATAGAAGTTGAACCTTACTTAAAGTGAGTGTAGTTAATTTCATATTGTTAGTCTTGATCTATTACATATCTTATATATTCTAACATCTCCCTTCAATGATTTTAAATAGGATGCATATTGACAAGCTTaaacaaacaaatcatcatttcTCAAGTAATGAAACATTGTTACAAAAGAAACATATGGAGACATTTGTCGAATggttatcaaaataattttttgttaacTCTTCAGGTCGAATTCAATGGCTAGCACATAGTTCAAGAAAGCACGTTACATCTTATACGGGATATATTATAAATGGATATCGGTTCCACACAATTGATGTTGGAAGATTGATATAAGATAGTGGTGTTTCAATTGAAGTTGATACTATTTGTCAATCTAATGCTAATAGAAATTCATATACAATAGGAAGATTATCATACTATGGGGTTATACGAGAtattattttactatattactatTCTTTTAAAGTGCCTATTTTTAGATGGGATTGAGTCAATCCTGGGACTAGTATCAAAATTGAAGATGGTTTTACACTGGTCAACTTACACCAAGGACTAAAAACTTTTGAAAGtgatcctttcattttagcatcacaATCAAAGCAAGTATTCTATTCTAGGGATAATAATGAATCAAATTGGTATGTGTTGCTAAAAGCGCCGCCTTGAGGTATTCATAACATGAATGTGCTTGAAGAAGATGCTTATATGCCATCAACACCTCTTGATGTATCCCTACTTGAGATTAACATTACTAAGAAAGAACCATACTCAAGGAATGAGTGTAAGGGAATTGATGTGATTGAGACATGATGGAAATTTTCAACTATATATTTTATAGTtaattattttgattgatacatgTTCTTATTAATACTTGCATAACTCTTTATTTAGTGTTTCAGTATATTTGTCTGCTTATTTATTTTCAGCAATGTATCATATCATATTGCATGTTTGATCAGGTCATTACATAGCATTCAAAAGATGAGTAAAATGGTCAAAAAAATGTAGCAAAGGATCTGTAGTTGAAATTCAGGTGATATTGTATTCTATTTTAAATCTTGGTTTATTTTACTAAAGACATTTCAATATCTATTTTTGCTATTTTATAGGAACATATAGCTAATAGGTTATTGAGAATGGACACTAACAATTCAGCCAATTCATCATAAGATTTGCATGGTAAAGAACCAATTGGtgatgagaaatttgataagaaAAAAGGACAGGGTGTGTCAAAGTTGAAAATGATTAGCGGTCAAGACAAGTGCAAAGAGCTAGAGCATAATGAGTTTGGGCAGCCGATTGGAGATAATTCAGTGAAGTACACTTCTTTCCTAGGTTGCATGATAAAGGAATTTGTGTCATACACATCAGATGGATAGAATGATATTGATGAAGAAGTGAAGGGTAGGATGTGGAGCTATCTTCAGAAAATATATTTAGTTACTTaatttttcatttccatttttaTAACAAAATGTGGATATATTTTCGTGTTATTTAATGTATACAACTGACTTATAAAGTTGAGGATTGggaaaataaatcaaattttcaatAGTTAGCTAAATTGTGGCGTGATAGAAAATCCAAATTGCAAATACTTGTACGAGAAGCTAATACAAGTCCAGTGGCTTCATGAGATCTCAGTTTGTTGAAGCATGAATTTATGGACCAAAATCAGTGGGACTTGTTTGTATAGAGGATATTATCATCTACCTTTCAAGTATGTATTTATTCACTTAGGCCATGAGTTGGATGGGAATGCACTGAATTTATTCTCTTGCAATGGTTGGGTAAGAGACTATTAAGTTTTAATATGTTGGAGAGTTTGATTATGCCATTTTAACTATTCTTAGGAAAATAGTGCAAGGTTTAGAGCAATGAGAGAAAAACAAGACCATATTCACAATGAGTCGTAGAGGTTATGCTCATTTGACTCACATTAtggtaattatttttatttttttataatttaagtaatAAGTAATGATATATGCATTTTTTGAATTATGATGTGATGATTCTgtatatatttctatatttaaggAAAATACAAGTCCGACATATACAAAAATTATGAGATCGTAAGTTTGGATTGaaggtcacaagaaaaaaaatggagaGCCTAGTACTCAAGCCATTGGAGAGAAAATGGTAAGCATGTCCACTCATTTTAGATTTCTTTGCCATTTTATTCCACTAATcttgtttttcataagtatttaTACTTAAGATCTCCATTTATACTCTTACCATTGTCTCCGTAATATCAACTCTATAAAAGATTGTTCATCCATTGTAATTACAATATATTGTATAATTATTCATCAACTATCTtattttgtattttattattttacttgGTATTTCCAGTGCTTCCAAATATTGCTGAGAGTAATGTTACAATATCAATGTCGTAAAAGATGATACCTTTAGAAAGCATGTTAAATGAAAACACAGATATTGGTTTGTTTGTTTGGATGCCGCCTTCTTTGTGAATAAGTCTTATGGTTATATAAGTTACTTGGCttttagaaggaaaaaaaattagaatgacTTCTATCATGTTAATTCAAATGCACTATAAAGTAGAGGGTTTTCTATCCCACTACAAAAATTGTTATTTTACAGCCTAAATGATTGATGTCCGAGTCATCAAGTAGACTGTATTTTACAGACAAAAATGTTTTTTCTATACCTCCTTGTACATGTATCCAAGCTGTTCTTTTGCTTGTGAATTGGTACATGTGTTCAGTTTCATAAAAAATTCATGCTCTTCTGAATAGAAAGTTGATAGCTAGGGATATACCTGTCCATTTATTAGCTGATACATATGCAACCTTAGTTGATTTCATTGAACTACGTACATATGATTTCATTAAACTACATGCATTATATGTTGATTTCATTGAACTACGTACATGCATTGTATGTTGATTTCATTGAACTACATGCATTATATGTTTAAATTACATGCATTATATGTTGATGTCACCCCTATAGTCATctattatattaataataatatattgaaagttttttttttgttgtagaaAGAAATACTAGAATATTCACCCGAATCTTAAAACAAAACTAATATTGTTGATGATTCAATTAGCATTGTGTTTGACAAAAAAGCGCGGGGTAAAGTGTGTGAAATGGACTTTAGAGTAACATCATCAAAAGTTGGAGCTTTTGTGCAACAAAATGAAACAGTTCAACAACTTCAAACTATAGTACAGAATGTTcaacaagaaatgcaagaaaCGAGGCAACAAAATCAActagaaatgcaagaaatgagatCCATGTTTTACAAAATATGAGGCAATAAAATCATCTAAAATAAGTTAATAAGTAAACAACatatataaaataagtttgaTATATACACTTAAATGCTTTTGAATTATCATGATGACATTGTTTGACACGATTTGGTTGTAAAATTAGATTGCTAGTGATGGCATTTGTAGTAGTATTGGGAATGAATTTGGTAGCAATAGCGATATCAATATTAGTGCCAAAAAAGTTTATTTTGGTCATGTTTTTCAGGTAATTATCATAAAATTATGCATTTCTAAATCACAAATTTGTTATAAAAAATATACATGATTGAATTAATAACATTGTATTGTTTATTTACAGTCAAATTTGAGAAATGTGAGTCGCGGAGATATCTGTGCTAATACTAAATGTAAGCTGCTTCATTGGTTTGTTGATTAATTAGTTATTGTAGAAGGTCTAATTGCATCTACAAATCCAAACACAAAAGTGTATCATGTTATTCTTGctggatcatgttggaaagtttgggttgataagATTTTGGTGGAAAAGGTGGACCTAATTCAACTAAATGATGAAATACAGTTTCTCGATGATGTAATAGGAGGCACGGTTGCATGGTTATCTAAATGTATAATATCGTGTGATTGATACATATTATACTAATTTGTATGGATTGTAAATTTAAGTTGTTATGTAATGAAAAACTATGAAGTTGATTTGCTTGGTATactatgacttttattaattttgtatggatttgatttgcactaaatttgttgtaaaattttggtttattattttcatcaaattattttttttaaatataattaagacCATCAATAGCGTACGTTTGCACGTTACAAATTATTATCCAAATCACATAATGTGTATCACGAAAAATATTATCCGTAATGCGCAATCCACGCTATCAATAATTTAGGACTTTCAACAACTTTAATTGTGCAACGCGTAATGTGCGCTGCGGAAAACGAATTTGCACGTTGtgaaaagtcatttttgttgtagtgatatcACCATTAATATGAAGTCTTTTAgataaattccaaaaataaaaccatgaaaGTTTAGGCCCAAATTGAATACTATCATACCATTAtgaaaatatctaaattcttttagtcttaagtgttagtttaaattgtatttcagttttcattttatttttgtatttgcaTATATCTTGTTCAAGAATAGGTTATAAGTGGTCTCTTCACCTCCCGAAGGTGCCCAATAATGAGAAGATTTAGCGGTGGTAGATCACTAGGGTTAGTCGCATTTGGAGATAttgaaccaagtaaattttaGTGTTGTACATGTGACGTCGATTTTGGTTGAAGTTTCTGTTGCACATTCGAACGATGAACATATAATCGAAACTAAGTGATTAAAggtattcaccctcctctagttcTCACGAGTTTTAATAGGATTGGCTCATTTCGAGTTGTCTCTTGCTTGGTTAAATTATGGCGAGTTGTATGCTACCGAGTTGTCTTTTGCTAAGTTGGCTTCTGGTAGCAATGATTGAAAAGACTCATAAGGAGATTAAAAGGGGGAGGCGTACCTTAGCACGATCCCTCTCAAATTAGGCATCGAGGAAAAGAGTGGGAGGAGAaagtataaaagtaaaaaaaatgatgaaacttCAAGATTTGCATACCTTCTACATTTCCACTATTACCTTTATATAGGGAGGGAGGAGACGGATGCCGACGTATCTTTGCAACAGACAACCATGGTTTTCTTGTATTCGGCAACTGTTCAATTCCGTAACTAAAGGGGGCTCAACCATGTTGAATTAGCTCGGCAAGAAAAATCTGACTTAACCCAAGCCCATCACAATGTAGACCGACGTAAATGAACTCTTCCCGAAATGAACTCATCTCGTTGAACTAACGCACTTTAATTTTTATCCATTATTATATATTAGGGTAGTGACGTTGCAATTATAATATGCTACAGCccgtttaattaaataaaaaggacCATTCTTTTCCCCGTGATTTCTCGTCCATTTGAATGCAACCTGAGGCTATTAATTCGGCGAGAAAGCAGGGGCAACAGTCATCTGTCGccgtcggccacaaaagaaaGCCCACAAACAACTCCACGCCCTTCTTTCCCGAGCCACCGCCGCGGCATAAACtctcccctcccctcccctctCCTCCTCTAATCTTGCCTTCTTCTCCATCTCTGCCGTCATCTCCAAGCGGCAGGGGAAGGAAGGTAACGACGACAGGCGacgaattgaattgaattgaattgaattgatcgatcgattaattaattaattaattaattagtcgaCCGGCGAGGACACCATGTCCGCCTTCCAAGATTTCAGCTACCTCTCCGAGCGCCGCCGCGCAGAACGCGAGCAGCGCCGTAAACGCATCACCGCTGGTAGCATCTTGGCAGTCACTGTCCTTGCTGTTTGTGCAGTCGCTGCTGTTGCCTACAACCCCaagtccacctccacctccaccagcACCGCCAACTCTACTCCTTCCTCCTCGTCCAAATCCGACTCTGGATCTCCCAACAAAGAGTTCCATACCACCAGCGCCATCCAAGTCCTTTGTTCCCCCACCGACTACCGCGCCACCTGCGAATCCACCCTGAAAGGCGCAACCAACTCCACCTCTACCCCCAAGGACCTCGTCCTCGCCGCCGTCTCGGTCATCGTGAAAGAAGTCGATGAGGCCTTCAAGAAGTCTGACACGATTGGCACGGCGGATCCTGAGGTGAAGAGCGCCGTAGAGCTCTGCCAGAAGTTGCACAAGTACGCCGTGGGTGAGCTAGCGAGCACCTTGGGTACCATCGATTCACAACACCTGAACGGCCTCCCAAAGAAAGTGCACGAGCTCAAAAACTGGCTCAGCGCCACCGCGACGTACCAGGAGACGTGCATCGATGGGTTTCCTGACGGCGACCAGAAGCAAAAGATGAAGACTGCTCTGAACACGGCCAAACAGCTCACCAGCAACGCCCTGGCCATCGTCGGCAGCTTGTCCTCCTTCCTTTCGGTTATCAACCTCGGCCGTGGCAAAGGTGGCCGACGGCTTCTATCTGAGGCTCCAATCGAAAATCAAGAGGTCGACGTTGGGACTGACGGCAGGCTTCCCGACTGGGTCGACGATGACCGCCGAAGGTTTCTCCTCGGCCGCGCAACCAAGGAGTTGACTCCCAATGTGACAGTGGCTAAGGATGGCAGCGGAGACTTCAAGACCATATCAGAGGCACTGGCTAAAATGCCAACCATCATTAGCGGAAGGTATTCAACCTCTGTTTCTAATGATCAGTAACTAGGTTTTGACGTGATCTTCTTGTTCATGTCGATCAAAATGAAATTAAACGACATGATCAGGTATGTGATCTACGTGAAGGAAGGAGTGTACGAGGAGCAGGCTGTGGTGGATACGAACATGATCAATGTTACCATGTATGGTGATGGCTCGAGGAAGACAGTTATTACCGGAAGCAAGAACTTCGACGACGGCACCAAGACCTTCGAAACAGCAACCTTCGGTGAATCGTCGATCATAAGCGATTAATTAGTAATTAAGGTCGATGGATCCCAGCTCAcgttatttaaataatattattgtgatggatatatatatatctatagctGCGATCGGCGATGGGTTCGCGGCGATAGCGATTGGGTTCCAGAACACTGCCGGAGCGATCAAGCACCAGGCGGTGGCGCTGCGCGTGCAGTCGGACCGCGCCATCTTCCTCAATTGCCGCATGGAGGCATACCAAGACACGCTCTATGCCCACACTCACCGGCAGTTCTATCGAGGTTGCCTCATCCTCGGCACCGTCGATTTCATATTCGGCAACGCAGCCGCCGTGTTCCAGAACTGCATACTCACCGTGCGCCGCCCCCTGGACAACCAGCAGAACATTGTGCTGGCGCAGGGCCGCACTGACAGCCACCAGGCCACCGGCTTCGTGATCCACAATTGTCGCTTCACTGCTGAACCAGATCTCGCCGCTGTCGCCAGCAAGATTCCGAGCTACATCGGACGTCCCTGGAAGGAATACTCCCACACCGTGGTGATGGAGTCGGAGATCGGAGATTTCATCAGCCCCGAAGGGTACATGCCCTGGGATGGGGACTTCGCGCTGAAGACGCTGTCGTACGCGGAGTACGGCAACAAGGGCGCCGGCGCCGACACTTCCAAACGCGTCAAATGGTCGGGATTCAAGGTGATCGGCCGGAATGATGCGATCACCTACACCCCCACGACCTTCATCCAGGGAGACGATTGGATCCCCAAGACGGGCACTCCGGTGCGCTTGGGGCTCTTTGATTGAGCAACGACATGGCGCCGTCAgggatattaattaaagagatcaTCTACACGCGAACTATTATTTGAATGATGAGCCATTTTTGTAAGATGAATTAAGAATTAATTTGGAGAGgtaattctatatatatatatatatatatatatatatatatatatatatatatatagtgtgtGTGTTGCGAGTGCCCCGAGAGTAAGGTGGGTTTGATAGTCATCATTATATGACGGTTAAAGTTAAGATGAGGTAGTAGTTAGAGTCAAGGGCTCAACTCCTCACTTAGTCTGTACAAGTCTCTCAGTACAGAGTCGGTCGGACTTAGAGGTGGTTGGACTTAAGGGATATAGCTCTTCAACTCTACAATGTAAGTCTCTCAGCATACAACCAGCCAGACTTAAGAGACTTAGCCCGCAGTTCTCTAATACAAGTCTCTCAGTATATTGTCGATCGGACTTAGAACCAAtcggacttaagggacttagctcCTCAACTCTCCAATACAAATATCTCAGTATATAGCCAATCAGACTTAAGCTGGTCAGACTTAAGGGACATAACTCCTCAACTCTCCAAGACAAGTTTTTCAGTATAGAGTCGGTCAGACATAAGGGACTTGACTACTCAGCTCTACAATGCAAGTCTCTCAACATACAACCAGTCAGACTTAGAGTCGAttggacttaagggacttagctcCTCAACTCTCCAATACAAGTTTCTCAATATATAACCAGCCGGACTTAGAGCCAATCAGATTTAAGAGACTTAGCTCCTTAGCTCTCTAATACAAGTCTCTTAGTATAAAGCTGGTTGGACTTAAGAGACTTAGCTCCTCTACTCTACAATGCAAGTCTCTCAACATACTATTAGGGTTGatttatagctagaggggggttgaatagctcgtcgcgatctGG
This window contains:
- the LOC122035176 gene encoding pectinesterase-like, translating into MSAFQDFSYLSERRRAEREQRRKRITAGSILAVTVLAVCAVAAVAYNPKSTSTSTSTANSTPSSSSKSDSGSPNKEFHTTSAIQVLCSPTDYRATCESTLKGATNSTSTPKDLVLAAVSVIVKEVDEAFKKSDTIGTADPEVKSAVELCQKLHKYAVGELASTLGTIDSQHLNGLPKKVHELKNWLSATATYQETCIDGFPDGDQKQKMKTALNTAKQLTSNALAIVGSLSSFLSVINLGRGKGGRRLLSEAPIENQEVDVGTDGRLPDWVDDDRRRFLLGRATKELTPNVTVAKDGSGDFKTISEALAKMPTIISGRYVIYVKEGVYEEQAVVDTNMINVTMYGDGSRKTVITGSKNFDDGTKTFETATFAAIGDGFAAIAIGFQNTAGAIKHQAVALRVQSDRAIFLNCRMEAYQDTLYAHTHRQFYRGCLILGTVDFIFGNAAAVFQNCILTVRRPLDNQQNIVLAQGRTDSHQATGFVIHNCRFTAEPDLAAVASKIPSYIGRPWKEYSHTVVMESEIGDFISPEGYMPWDGDFALKTLSYAEYGNKGAGADTSKRVKWSGFKVIGRNDAITYTPTTFIQGDDWIPKTGTPVRLGLFD